One stretch of Maylandia zebra isolate NMK-2024a linkage group LG13, Mzebra_GT3a, whole genome shotgun sequence DNA includes these proteins:
- the mlip gene encoding uncharacterized protein mlip, whose translation MGSEGANPQNGAVSHEKTSRKSVSDGEIIRAEWVLINDSVEGGAGNVTLPQLKTSPARASLSQTKSSLSISAQSQNTPNHAAAETASMETGADKHRDISQQQCHHTSRHVEVSLGCCANRTPGSEDILSPADSGDLLPTLASSRESILSDASDREKSWSAVQLSSVTSPASLSRTISPCSSVPSGVFTPSVIQVKRHFLAPGSSLIHIPQTCFSSCESLSSSVFSQNPPPRHRPPLTRLSLLTAILRKGRLPVLSSALQRPYTPCWPVNPTFRTTNGREPTCQSNELNRTCTPSQVQRRSEPVNFTLPRAPVFCSNFLSASPPKHEETVCTTSKTLPLTHISISKLPELKPGSNHTFLKGSADNNLKKLISPSPKLINEPQTSTPQKWSRKPNSSLSKLRWLSQQLRSSPVFPPHPEPSHSCATIFPARADTASPLPPPRNPTGRYELERSHFDPTGATHSQGIRKAPCLSPSCYTPIVFSGWPSPTSSPTPTPSPAPPIRDLTPSPFSLRSTPSPRLGSGISDYSDREGKKRKTHKITLSYKSLAAIPTNTLLLDQQAIDEQVEREMSSCDTLNTGIASDTHTEMCSPAQLRQQSEELYAVIDEILANSIAASTRSSTTNNGLQPKNSSFSKSLGRETKYASLCSLHPSADVERKLLGRKQTKPVIRPMTAIPRLTIEDKDEFHPKPFRQFASKQTSTDKKRVENKHPDEVGKDSHAGTKGKMLREERKAERRSPFSLCELHIKEPDEQLSRHGKGASASFSSTERHMEGFEAHI comes from the exons ATGGGTTCAGAAGGTGCAAATCCTCAG AACGGAGCCGTGTCCCACGAGAAGACGAGCAGGAAAAGTGTATCAGACGGGGAGATTATCAGAGCAGAGTGGGTCTTAATTAACGACTCTGTGGAGGGAGGAGCAGGAAATGTAACCCTACCGCAA ttgaaGACTTCTCCAGCTCGTGCCAGCCTCTCTCAAACCAAATCCTCTCTTTCAATCAGTGCCCAGTCTCAAAATACACCCAACCACGCAGCCGCAGAGACGGCCTCCATGGAAACAGGCGCTGATAAACACAGGGACATTTCCCAGCAGCAGTGTCACCACACCTCCAGACATGTTGAGGTTAGCTTGGGTTGCTGTGCAAATAGAACGCCAGGGTCAGAGGACATATTAAGCCCCGCAGACTCTGGAGACCTGCTTCCCACACTGGCTTCTTCCAGGGAGTCCATCCTCTCAGATGCCTCGGACAGAGAGAAGAGCTGGTCCGCCGTGCAGCTTTCCTCGGTCACTTCTCCTGCCTCGTTAAGCCGTACCATTTCTCCCTGCTCATCCGTCCCCTCTGGTGTCTTCACCCCTTCTGTGATCCAGGTCAAGAGGCACTTTCTTGCTCCAGGCTCTAGTCTGATCCACATCCCTCAGACCTGCTTCTCATCCTGTGAGAgcctctcctcctctgtcttcTCCCAGAACCCTCCTCCCCGGCATCGGCCTCCTCTCACCCGACTCTCTCTCCTCACTGCCATCCTGAGAAAAGGTCGTCTTCCTGTTCTGTCCTCAGCGCTGCAAAGACCTTACACCCCCTGCTGGCCTGTTAACCCc ACGTTCAGAACCACCAATGGAAGGGAACCAACATGTCAGTCAAATGAGCTCAACAGAACGTGCACGCCATCTCAAGTGCAAAGACGCTCAGAGCCAGTGAATTTCACGCTACCCCGAGCTCCTGTATTTTGCTCAAACTTCCTCTCTGCTTCTCCACCAAAGCATGAAGAAACAGTCTGTACAACTTCCAAAACCTTGCCCCTCACACACATCTCCATATCCAAACTCCCTGAGCTGAAGCCCGGCAGTAATCACACGTTCCTCAAGGGCAGTGCGGATAATAACCTTAAAAAACTCATCTCCCCGTCCCCCAAACTCATTAACGAGCCACAGACTTCCACGCCCCAGAAATGGAGTCGCAAGCCAAATTCATCTCTCTCAAAGCTTCGTTGGCTTTCTCAGCAACTGAGATCTTCGCCTGTCTTCCCCCCTCATCCTGAGCCTTCTCACTCATGTGCAACGATTTTCCCCGCTCGTGCTGACACAgcatcacctctccctcctccacGAAATCCCACAGGAAGGTACGAATTAGAGAGGAGCCACTTCGACCCCACAGGTGCCACACATTCGCAGGGCATTCGCAAAGCTCCCTGTCTGTCGCCTTCCTGCTACACGCCCATTGTTTTTTCTGGATGGCCTTCACCCACCAGCTCTCCCACGCCAACGCCCTCTCCTGCTCCACCAATCAGAGATCTCACCCCTTCCCCTTTCTCCCTGCGCTCCACACCCTCACCAAGGCTGGGGAGTGGAATATCAGACTACAGTGACAGGGAgggtaaaaaaagaaag ACACACAAAATTACGCTAAGCTACAAATCCCTCGCCGCTATTCCCACAAACACCCTGCTACTGGATCAGCAA GCCATAGATGAGCAGGTCGAGAGAGAAATGAGTTCCTGTGACACGCTGAACACAGGCATCGCATCAGACACCCACACTGAG ATGTGCTCGCCTGCTCAGCTCCGGCAGCAGTCTGAGGAACTTTATGCCGTCATTGATGAGATATTGGCAAATTCCATTGCTGCA TCCACCAGGTCATCAACAACCAACAATGGTCTGCAG CCAAAAAACTCATCATTTTCAAAATCGTTGGGACGTGAAACCAAATAT GCATCTTTATGCAGCTTGCACCCATCCGCCGACGTGGAGAGAAAGCTGCTGGGTCGCAAACAG ACAAAACCGGTCATTCGCCCGATGACGGCCATTCCAAGACTGACAATAGAGGATAAAGATGAATTTCATCCAAAGCCCTTCAGGCAGTTTGCCAGCAAGCAGACCTCAACTGACAAGAAAAGG